CCGAGGAACCGGATTCCTAAATCGACGCCGACCCACACCAGCGCGCCGGCCGCGATTCCCGCGAACACATCCTGGGGGAAATGCACTCCCAGCATCATCCGCGAGAGGGAAATTCCCGCCGCCAGCGCAGCGCCGATCGCGAAGCCTGCGCCGCGGCGGAGGCGCGCGCCGAGCCACGGCGCCGCCGCCCAGGCGTTCAGGGTGTGGAGCGACGGCATCCCGTACCCGCTTTCACCGGCCAGCGGCTCCACCCGCAGTCCGCACCAATACGGGCGCGGCAGATGAAACGCCAGTTTGAGCAGGCTGCCGATCGACGAGCCGGCCATCAGCAGAAGGCCGAGCCGCGCGCCGGCTTTTCCGTCGAGGCACCAATAGACGGCCAACCCGAGCAGGAGAAGAAATTCGCTGCTTCCGAGGAAGGTCAACCCGCGCATCAGCGGCTGGAGGAAGGCGAAATTTCCCTGCAGCCATACGACGGCGTCCACGCCCCATTCCGAGCAACCCTGCATCCCGCCACA
The genomic region above belongs to Anaerolineales bacterium and contains:
- a CDS encoding phosphatase PAP2 family protein encodes the protein MQGCSEWGVDAVVWLQGNFAFLQPLMRGLTFLGSSEFLLLLGLAVYWCLDGKAGARLGLLLMAGSSIGSLLKLAFHLPRPYWCGLRVEPLAGESGYGMPSLHTLNAWAAAPWLGARLRRGAGFAIGAALAAGISLSRMMLGVHFPQDVFAGIAAGALVWVGVDLGIRFLGPVLVRGGILIQLAVAAAGSAALLMAQTAVLAMIAPAADPAQWADNAARINAILPRSPDSIVSLAGLILGLGTGLACQRRWAPFSAGGTPGRRLLRFALGVSIAVLLRSGLAVLFQGFDVAWAPLLRYLRYASVGFWAVFLAPWLFLRLKLAEPEPERKEPVRTNQLIGS